The region CGAAAACTACATGAAGATCGTTGACAAAGACTCGAGTATTACTGAGATCGAAACGTCTGGTCGATCCCGTGTGATCGAACTGCAGCATGCTCGAGCCGAAGAAGTTGCCGAGATGATCCGCGAAGCATTCCCAGATCGTGTCGACATGTCGGCCCAGCGGGGTGCTCAAGCGAATCAAGCCAACGCAAACAACCGTGGCAACAACGGAAACGAACGCCGAGAGGGCGACGAACAGCGAGGCTTCCAGGAAAAGCCGACCCGCGGAAGCAAACCGACAATGGCGGTCGCTGTGCATGAGGCAAGTAATTCGCTGGTTATCACCGCCCCGGACGCATTGTTCAAAGAAGTAGAAATGCTAGTCGAATCGGTCGATCGCCGCAGCGAACGAGCCGTCCGCGTCATCACGGCCGGCAACGGCATCAACTTGGAAATGATTGAACAAGTCCTCGCCGAGCAGGCCGGTAATTCCTCCCGTAGCAGCTCGTCGTCTCGTTCGCGTAATTCCAATTCGCGAAACAGCCGAGGTCGATAAATGACTACCATCCAATACCGATCGCTTGCTTACCTGGCGGTTTGCGCATTACTGCTCGTCCCGACCGAATTGCTTGCCCAAGGGGAGTGGATTCGCCGTATCGACGACGACAACAACGGCTACATCGAGCCTGACGAAATCTCCGATCGAGGTCGCCGATACCTGGAAGAATTCGCGGTACCGTATGGCCTAAGTCTTTCCCGCCCAAATTCGGTGGAAAAGCTCGAGCAAGCTGCGCGGCTCCATGCCCAACGCAAAAACCGCGATCGCAACGCCCCGATGCCGACACCGGAAGAACAACCAGGATTGAAAGGATTCGGACGACCTGTTGATCAACCGCTGATCCCTGAATTCGGCTTGGGTAAAGTCCCTTACGCCTACACGCAAGCCGATCTCGACGAAGCGTCATCCACATTACGACGTTGGGATCGAAATCGTGACGGTAAGTTGAGCCCGGAAGAGATCGAACGTGCTCGTTGGGACGGCCATGATCCGCTCGATTCCGATTTCGATCGTGACGGACATCTCACGAAACTTGAGTTGACGCAGCGTTATGCCCGCCGACGTTCCGAAAGCGAACGTGAAATCATGTCGCTCGGAAGCATCGAACCATCGCAGCCATCACGCAACGACTCGGACGATCGGAGTCGCCGTAGCAGCCGCATGCGAGCCGGCAGTTCGCGAAATGGAGATCGAGGCAGTGCATCGCTTGCCGACAGCATCATCGAACGCTATGACTTCAATCGAAATGATCAGCTCGACCCTCAAGAGATGGCCAGCGTCGGGATCTCGGTGGCCAAAGTCGACTACGACCGAAACGGAGCCGTCGATGAAGAGGAGTTCGCGCGTTATTTGAACGAAGCTCTGGAACGAGAAGCCAGCCAGAACCAAGAAGCGATTCCGACATGGTTTTTCGAGCGAGATAGCAATAACGACAAGCAAGTCCTGATGTCTGAGTTCACCGATCAGTGGGATCAAGCCACGCTCGATGAGTTCACTTCGTACGACAACAACCAGGATGGAATTATCACCATCGATGAAGTTCTTACCTCGAAGACGGTAGTCGGCGGCGAATTCTCTAACTCTCAGGCCCACCTCCTATTGCCTCGTTCGACCATCGTTTCCGAGATTGAAGTGAGCGACGACTACCTGATTGGTGACCTCAACGTCCAGCTTTCCATCACGCACACCTACACAGAACAGCTAGATGGTTATCTGATCGGTCCTGACGGTCAGCGTATCGAGCTGTTTACAGGTGTTGGTGGTAGCGACGATCACTTCGACAAGACGATTTTCGACGACGACAACGGCGAACGAATTACTCGATCACGTGCACCGTTTCGTGGAACATACCGTCCGGAAGCAACCGAAAAACGGCAGACAAGCCTCAATCACTATCGCGGCAAGAACCTGAAAGGTACTTGGCAGCTGATGATTCGTGCGAGCCGAAGCGAACGCTCAGGAATCCTTCATGGCTGGTCCTTGCTGGTTCAGCCCGATCAAGAGGCAGTCGATAACCCCGACTCGGTTGACGAACGGCTCAATCCGCAAGAGAACGACGAAGAAGAGGCATCTTCCGAGCAAGATGCCTCTGATAACTAACGACAACGGCGGCTGGCAGCCAACTAATCGTCGTTGGCTTTTTGCCAGTTAAGAAACGCCTTGGCGTATCGCTTACCAAATTCGCGATACGAATCGGCGTTGAAATGAACGTTGTCGCCTTTGTGCGTCAATCCATCCGATTCGACGAACAAAACGTTCTCGTCTTCTTCCGCGATTGCCTGATGAGCTGCGTCGACTTGTTCTTTGGCTTTGCTCCAAGGCCTCTCTTCGAACTTGCCAAGCTGACCGATTACAAACGGCACATCCTCAGCGTTCAATTCTTTACGAAATCGCTCGATGAGTTGCGTTAGCTTCTCTTGATAAACTTCTGCTTTGCCGGGACCTGAATCGGACTCGCCTTGGTGCCACAAGATACCCTTGAGTTGGCCTGCTTCAAGCGCGGCTTTGGCTCGCTTCATCGCGTCATCGTAAGGATGAGTCTTCGTTGGGTTATCATACGCCCCAGGCTCCCAAGACTTAATCGGCGAACCACCTACCGCACAAGGGATCAGCCCAACGGTCACGCTAGGATTTGCCTTCAAAACCTCGAGGCCAAACGTCCGCCCCAGTCCGACTCCGACAATTCGAGGCTTATCAAAGTGCAGGGGATCGACAGCGGGAACCCATTTGCCATCCTGATTGAACATCAGTAGCTGGGTGTTCTCCTCTTGATCGGCCGGGGTCACTTTACCTCGTCCAGCCATATTGGACTGTCCCACCAACAGGTAAAGATGAAAGTCGCGTTTCTCTGGAAGCTTCGTTTCTTCGGCATTCAACGCGTTGAAACTGATGGCGAATAGGCACAGCAGCGGCAGGATCGTAAACAGTACGGTTTTTCTCATGAGGGATTCTGCGAAGGAGTTGCGGAGCGAATTAGAAGGGGCAGGATCAACTTTAGATCCAAGGAAACAACTTCCTTACTTTAATCTCTTCGGCAGACAATTTATACTTCACCTTCGCACTGCGCCATTTTGCATGTTTAGTTTTTGGTAGCCGCCACTCCAATATGATTCAGCCACTCGCGATTCTCGCTAACAGTCGTGTCACCACTCCACTCGTTCCCATCGAGCTTCCTGCGTACGGCGTGCCGGTCTGGTGCAAGCTTGAATATTTAAATCCGAGTGGCTCGACGAAGGATCGAATCGCCCGATACATCCTGTCCAAAGCGGTAAGAAGTGGCCAACTAAAACCTGGCGATTCGGTCGTCGAAGCCTCGAGCGGTTCTACCAGCATCGCCTTTGCGCTGGCATCAGCCCAGCTTGGACTTTCCTTCACAGCCATCATGCCTGAAAGTGTGAGCCCGGAACGCGTCAAGATAATTCGAGCCTACGGCGCCGACGTTCAGTTGACGCCAGCCGACGCCGGGATCGATGCATCCATTCGTCTTGCCCAGGAAATTTCTGAGACCCAAGGCGCATTCTGGCCGCAACAGTTTTCAAATCTTGATAACGCCAAAGCCCATCGCGACGAGACGGCCGCCGAGGTGCTTTGCCAGATACCTAGTGGCAACGTTGATGTCTTCGTCAGCGGTGTCGGCACCGGCGGAACGCTCGTTGGTGTTTCGCAAGGCTTGATCGCCGCTGGTTGTACGATAACGCCGGTGCTTGCGAGGCCAGTTAGCAACAAGCTGATATCAGACGTCGAATGCTGTAGCTTCAGCAAACGAATACCTGGCGTGGTCGACGGACTTTCGGAAATCTTTCAAGCCGCCAATTTACCTGACCTGATCGAGTTCGAGATTTCCGATGAAGAAGCGATCGAGGCAACGAGAAACCTCATTCGGGCCGGCTTTCCAGTCGGGCCCAGTTCCGGCTTGAACTATCTGGCAGCCGTACAAGCCTATAAGTCACGCAACGATCAGCCGGTCTGTTTGACGGTATTTCCCGACCGAATGGAACGGTACTTCTCGACCGATTTGTTTCAATAGCAAAGTAACCGCTAGTTGGTACTTAGGTATTCCGATAACTTCCGGCCAAGCAATTCGACAGTCCGAGCGTGCGATTCATCGTTTGCCAAATTGGTCGACTCTTCCGGGTCGTTTAGGTGATCGTACAGCTCTGCGGCAACGATATGCTGTGTATTGAAATCTCGCCACTGCGTAAAACGAAATCGATCTGTCCGCAGCGAATATCCCATCACCTCAGGCTTGCCTTTGTAATAAGCCGGACGCGGATGCTGGGTCAACGCAATGTCCGAAACGAGCACACTGGGGTCATTAAGTACCGGAACGAGACTATCCCCATCGACCTGTTCCGGAACTGGAAGTTGCGCCAGTTCGCATAGTGTCGGATAGAGATCCACGAGCTCTACAAGCGAGTTGGTCGCCTTTCCGGTTGTCGTTTTATTCGGAGCTGAAATGATCAGCGGGACACGTGCATCCAATTCGAAGTTGCTCGTCTTGCACCACAGTTCATGTTCGCCCAAGTGAAACCCATGGTCCGACCAAAGAACAACAATTGTGTTGTCCGCGAGACCTTGCTTTTTGAGCTCCCCGATCAGTTTGCCAATTTGGGCATCCAGAAAAGAGATCGCCGCGTAATATCCATGGTTCAGTTCGGCTGCTTGCTCCTGTGAGATTGGGCCGCTTTTGGCGACATCGGTATAGCCTCGAAGCTCACGACCATCATGCCTCGCGATGTCTGGCGCGGTCGATGGCGGCAACGACTCGATACGTTTGGCAATCTCGTCTCGATCATAGAGATCCCAATATTTCTGTGGAGCATTGAAGGGAAGATGTGGCTTCCAGAAACCTACAGCCAAAAAAAATGGGCCGTTTGCACGTGCCCGTTCTCGAATCACTTCCACCGCCGCGTCGGCGATTCTTCCATCTAAGTAAGCTTCGTCAGGAACATCAACGTTTTGAACCGCAGCGCCCTTGGGTATGCGATGCATTTCAAACGGCTCTCCCGCAACATACCAATCGCTGGAATGAGGCCCCCAATCAAACCGGGAAGTAACGGACCACGATTGCTGGTCGTTTCTTATTTTCTGACCATAGTTGTGGTAGATCTTGCCCAAACTTTGCGCGAAGTATCCATGCTTTTTAAAGTGCTCGGGCAACGTTACCAAACTTGGTTGAACCTCTCGAAAATGTGTGGGCAGGTCCCAAATTTCAAGCGTATGAGGATATTGCCCCGTCATGACGGAAGTACGCGAGGGATTACACAAAGCTTGCTGGCAGTAGGCTCGCTGGAACATCATTCCGTTGTTCGCCAACGCATCGATATTTGGCGTCACCGCGAGCGAGTCGCCATAGCATCCCAATTGCACGCGCAGGTCGTCCGCAGCAATAAACAGAACATTTGGACGCCGCTTGCCATCGGGTTGCATAATGCTGACCTTCTCGGCTTTTTCTTCCGATGGCAGCAACAATATGCCTCCTGTCCACGTCGATTGTGGAATACTGATCCGATCGCCTGTTTCCAATGCGCGTCGATAGATTTGCATCGCCGTGTGCCCGCCGTCGGAATACTGAAAACGACCGTCCTCGACCACTTCCCAGCCGTCGAGTTGGTTCGGTTTGACCGAGGCGGAAATTGCGAAATAGACGTTCGTTGCTTTGGTTGCCGTAACGAAAAGCGGTTCGGCTTCGCCTCCGTTGCCCCGTACAAACTTCCATCCGGCGAATCGATCTGGCACCGATTCCCAGACGTAATTTCGGTTGCCGTAAGCTTTTTGCCCGTTGCCAAAGTCCGCAATCACTAAGCGATGCCGTTCAATACTTATCGGGCCAACTTGCTCCTCTTGGAATGGCTTCCAATTGTTTTCGAGATGATAAAAATGCCCGTCTTCCGCACCAATGAACAGATCAGGCCGGCCGTCTTTGTTCCAGTCGACGGTCGTCGGGCTGGTCGTATGTCCGGCGAGGCGATGAGGATGAACTTGGACCGGGGCATCAAACGCCCACGGATGCTCTTCCGTCGAGACATTTCGCATCAGGTCAATGTTTCGGCTATTCAGCAACAGATCGAGCTTTCCGTCTCCGTCCCAATCCGCAAAATCGATCTTTCGACGACCGCTACCACCTGCCGTTTTTGCGTTCAGTTGCAGCGGTTCTCCACGTCGATTCGTAAAGATCCTCTTGCCAGGTAGCAGACCAAGCTGATCTCCCTGTTTCGTTCGCTCAAAAAACGCGAGAAAGCCTTCATGGTCAAGCATCACCAAGTCGTTCAAACCGTCCTGATTTAGATCAATCACAACCGGCGTAGTTCGCCACTGCGTAGCTAACTCGTTTGCTTTCGGCTTCCACCAATTCCAAGCTGGTTGCGGAGGCGTGTCTTGCCATTGAACTTGTACCGGCTTTGCCGCTTCGAGTTCGCTTAAAGAGCCTTTATTGCGGTACCATTCCACTTTTCCCCATATCGAATTAACGATCAGGTCTTGCTTGCCGTCATGATCCCAGTCGGCCACGCTGAGCGTTGTGTAACCCCATTTTGCCTCGGCAGGTCCTTGAATCGAGCCGTTCGGACCAGCTTGCGGTCGGATCGGTTCACCATCCACTTTCAACAGCTGGACATCAGCCCATTTCGGAGGATTTCCGCCGTCTAGATTCTCAAAAAAGCCGATATATCCAGCCGAGTTGCCAGCGACGATATCCTTGTCGCCATCGTTGTCCCAGTCGACCGAAACCGGAGTGGCCAACGCACCAAATTTCAGGGCTTTCGCCTGCTGCTGAAAGTATTTCGGAGGCAGAAACACAGGCACTCCATCGGTGACTTTTCCCGTATTTTCGACCAGCGCAACGCGGCCATCTTCGTCGCCGACGACAAGATCCATGTCACCATCGCCATCCCAATCGAAGGCGTTCGGGGTGATCATCTGCAAGTCCATCGCCAGCGGTTGGCCTTCGTATGCTAAACGCTTGCCTTGAGCGAACTTCGGACGAGCGCGACTCCCCACATTCTCGAAATACGTGAAGCCATCGAGAAACTCGCCACACAGCAAATCGAGATCACCATCACCGTCAAAGTCAGCCAAATTAGGAGATGGCATTCCAAACACGTCGACCGGTTTTCCATTGGCTGCCAAGCGGGTTGGCTCGGCATATTTCGGCTTTTCCGAGGTACCTGAGTTTCGGATCAGATAGACATAACCATGCAGCGGGCCACGGGTCCAATTCCCTTTTTCGTCAAACGCATCGTCCCAACCATATTCGGTCCAGTCGCCCACACCGACTATCAGGTCGAGTGCTCCGTCATCGTCGTAATCGACGTAGCGCCATTGGTTTGCGCGAACTCTATTGGAATGAATATTCTTCGATGGATAGATCGTTTTTTTCTCTTTGAATTCCTTCCCCAGGAAATTCACCCACTCGGTGCCGGGGGACAAAACGCGCGGTTTCCCATCGACGTAAGAAACATGCACCGAGTGCATTCCGGAACCAACTTTTACCGGCGGTTTGAATGTCGGATATTTTGGATCGTCCCCTAAATTCTCGAAGAAATAGATTCCGTTGAACGGAACATCAGGGCAGGAAACGATCAGATCGAAATCGCCGTCCTCGTCCCAATCCATCGGCATCGGCCAGGCCCAAAGTCCCACGCCCAAGTCGGTTTTCAAACCAGGGTTCTGAAACTCGACGATCTCGAGCGAATCGTCAGCGACAATTGGACTTACGCTGAACACCAAAAGCAAAAACAGAGTTCGCCACAGCATCGTAGCGGATGAAGAGCAGGGGCTGTTTAACGACATGAGCGAGCACACTTCGGGGAGGGGCGAAACGGACAGGGGTGAGAGATCAGGCCAACAACTACCACGCGAGCTTACCACGACGCGTCCGATTCGTAACGTCTTTTCCGTACGAAACATCGGGCGAATCACGAAAGCGCAACTTGGGTCCCTTGAATCTCTGACAGCAAGAATTGGAATGCAATGAATCCTGCTGGGATCCCAGGCTATTGCGTCCGACACCATGCGTCAAGTATTTTCAGATACGATTTTTCCCGAAATGACTTTCCGGAACGCGGCTATCGATGTCAGCTGTCGTTGCGAGCGCACGACCGATAGGACGCATGAACAGAGGTGCGTTCCACGTGATCGCCGGTCATCCTAACTCATCTGTGAAGTTCGCTTGTACACTCTGCTATACTTTTTAACGAATACATTTTAAATCTCATCTCGAACGCCACTCATTCGGCGGAGCGACATGGTCATGTTCCACTCCAATTCCCTGATTTTTCTAGCGTTGTTTTGCCTGTTTGGTTGTTGCAATCTGGCGAGCGCAGACGACGTGACAAGACCGAATATCGTCTTCATCTTGGCGGACGATCTTGCCTGGTCCGATTTGAGTTGCTACGGCCACCGTTGGCATCGCACGCCCAACATCGACAAGCTGGCCGAGCGTGGCACACGATTCACCAACGCATACGCTTCTGCCCCGATTTGCTCAGCCTCGCGAGCCAGTATTTTGACTGGCAAAACGACCGCTCGACTCGGCTTCGAGTTCGTCACGAAAGAGAAACCGGGACGGCAGAACATCGATGTCGAAACGCTGCTGGAAGCTCCACCGCTAACGCTCAATTTGCCGCTTGC is a window of Bremerella sp. TYQ1 DNA encoding:
- a CDS encoding sialate O-acetylesterase, with amino-acid sequence MRKTVLFTILPLLCLFAISFNALNAEETKLPEKRDFHLYLLVGQSNMAGRGKVTPADQEENTQLLMFNQDGKWVPAVDPLHFDKPRIVGVGLGRTFGLEVLKANPSVTVGLIPCAVGGSPIKSWEPGAYDNPTKTHPYDDAMKRAKAALEAGQLKGILWHQGESDSGPGKAEVYQEKLTQLIERFRKELNAEDVPFVIGQLGKFEERPWSKAKEQVDAAHQAIAEEDENVLFVESDGLTHKGDNVHFNADSYREFGKRYAKAFLNWQKANDD
- a CDS encoding PLP-dependent cysteine synthase family protein; the protein is MIQPLAILANSRVTTPLVPIELPAYGVPVWCKLEYLNPSGSTKDRIARYILSKAVRSGQLKPGDSVVEASSGSTSIAFALASAQLGLSFTAIMPESVSPERVKIIRAYGADVQLTPADAGIDASIRLAQEISETQGAFWPQQFSNLDNAKAHRDETAAEVLCQIPSGNVDVFVSGVGTGGTLVGVSQGLIAAGCTITPVLARPVSNKLISDVECCSFSKRIPGVVDGLSEIFQAANLPDLIEFEISDEEAIEATRNLIRAGFPVGPSSGLNYLAAVQAYKSRNDQPVCLTVFPDRMERYFSTDLFQ
- a CDS encoding proprotein convertase P-domain-containing protein, which codes for MTTIQYRSLAYLAVCALLLVPTELLAQGEWIRRIDDDNNGYIEPDEISDRGRRYLEEFAVPYGLSLSRPNSVEKLEQAARLHAQRKNRDRNAPMPTPEEQPGLKGFGRPVDQPLIPEFGLGKVPYAYTQADLDEASSTLRRWDRNRDGKLSPEEIERARWDGHDPLDSDFDRDGHLTKLELTQRYARRRSESEREIMSLGSIEPSQPSRNDSDDRSRRSSRMRAGSSRNGDRGSASLADSIIERYDFNRNDQLDPQEMASVGISVAKVDYDRNGAVDEEEFARYLNEALEREASQNQEAIPTWFFERDSNNDKQVLMSEFTDQWDQATLDEFTSYDNNQDGIITIDEVLTSKTVVGGEFSNSQAHLLLPRSTIVSEIEVSDDYLIGDLNVQLSITHTYTEQLDGYLIGPDGQRIELFTGVGGSDDHFDKTIFDDDNGERITRSRAPFRGTYRPEATEKRQTSLNHYRGKNLKGTWQLMIRASRSERSGILHGWSLLVQPDQEAVDNPDSVDERLNPQENDEEEASSEQDASDN
- a CDS encoding sulfatase-like hydrolase/transferase — translated: MSLNSPCSSSATMLWRTLFLLLVFSVSPIVADDSLEIVEFQNPGLKTDLGVGLWAWPMPMDWDEDGDFDLIVSCPDVPFNGIYFFENLGDDPKYPTFKPPVKVGSGMHSVHVSYVDGKPRVLSPGTEWVNFLGKEFKEKKTIYPSKNIHSNRVRANQWRYVDYDDDGALDLIVGVGDWTEYGWDDAFDEKGNWTRGPLHGYVYLIRNSGTSEKPKYAEPTRLAANGKPVDVFGMPSPNLADFDGDGDLDLLCGEFLDGFTYFENVGSRARPKFAQGKRLAYEGQPLAMDLQMITPNAFDWDGDGDMDLVVGDEDGRVALVENTGKVTDGVPVFLPPKYFQQQAKALKFGALATPVSVDWDNDGDKDIVAGNSAGYIGFFENLDGGNPPKWADVQLLKVDGEPIRPQAGPNGSIQGPAEAKWGYTTLSVADWDHDGKQDLIVNSIWGKVEWYRNKGSLSELEAAKPVQVQWQDTPPQPAWNWWKPKANELATQWRTTPVVIDLNQDGLNDLVMLDHEGFLAFFERTKQGDQLGLLPGKRIFTNRRGEPLQLNAKTAGGSGRRKIDFADWDGDGKLDLLLNSRNIDLMRNVSTEEHPWAFDAPVQVHPHRLAGHTTSPTTVDWNKDGRPDLFIGAEDGHFYHLENNWKPFQEEQVGPISIERHRLVIADFGNGQKAYGNRNYVWESVPDRFAGWKFVRGNGGEAEPLFVTATKATNVYFAISASVKPNQLDGWEVVEDGRFQYSDGGHTAMQIYRRALETGDRISIPQSTWTGGILLLPSEEKAEKVSIMQPDGKRRPNVLFIAADDLRVQLGCYGDSLAVTPNIDALANNGMMFQRAYCQQALCNPSRTSVMTGQYPHTLEIWDLPTHFREVQPSLVTLPEHFKKHGYFAQSLGKIYHNYGQKIRNDQQSWSVTSRFDWGPHSSDWYVAGEPFEMHRIPKGAAVQNVDVPDEAYLDGRIADAAVEVIRERARANGPFFLAVGFWKPHLPFNAPQKYWDLYDRDEIAKRIESLPPSTAPDIARHDGRELRGYTDVAKSGPISQEQAAELNHGYYAAISFLDAQIGKLIGELKKQGLADNTIVVLWSDHGFHLGEHELWCKTSNFELDARVPLIISAPNKTTTGKATNSLVELVDLYPTLCELAQLPVPEQVDGDSLVPVLNDPSVLVSDIALTQHPRPAYYKGKPEVMGYSLRTDRFRFTQWRDFNTQHIVAAELYDHLNDPEESTNLANDESHARTVELLGRKLSEYLSTN